In Mycoplasmopsis phocirhinis, the DNA window GATTTAGCAAATAAAATAAACATAAATAATATTAATTTATTAAAGCAAAAAAATAAGGTTTTATTCAATGAATTTAAGACCAACTTTGACCTTTTAAACAAGCAACAACAAAATCTAATCACAAATTCAGTTGAGTTTAATGAAATTAATAAGCTCAAAGATTTGGAATCAAATGATGAAAAAATTTATTTAATGTTTAGCGTTGAAGAATTTTTAAACTATGCTGCTTTAGTTTCTAAATTAACAAATGCAGTTAAAACCTTATCAAATCAAATTAATAATGAAACAAAAATAGAAAATAATGAACAAAATAATGATTCTAACAAACAAAATTCTAGCCAAAATATATCTGAACAACAATCAAATAAACAAGTAGCTAAAAACAAATTTAACATTTATGTATTTGTTCTATTATCTTCTACCGTTGTAGTTTTATGAATAATTTTATTGTTTATTTTTATTAAAAGACAAATTAAACAAAGAAAAGTTGAATCAAACAAAAATTAACATTTGCGAATGTTAATTTTTGTTTAATTGAATATTAATTCAGTAGCAAAACCTTGGTTATGAAAAACATATTCGGTATTAGCATTAAAAACGACATCAATTAATTCAGGATAATCACTAAAAGGGTTGCGATTTTGTTGGTGTTGATAGATTGCGTTATTTCTATCTAAATCAAACTGTGTAATGGGGTCGTTTTGAGCTCATTTTAACATTGTGTCTAAAAATGGCTTTTTGATTGAATTATTGTTTTGAGAATCAAAAAAACGATTAGCAACATTATTACTGGTTAAATTTTTATCTTTATATGTAAGAGTAAAATATAAAAATGCTCTAGCAACGTCACCTTTAAATTCATTAATTACTTCAGTAACTGGTTGGTTATCTTCAACTCCAATACCAACTTTAGTGCCATTTTTAGATGTGAATGTTGTTTTATTAACTTCGCCATATGGCAAATTGCCATGTCTTTGGTTAACTGTTGCATCAGTTGGCCAAACATGATGGGCATCATTACGCATTGGGTCAGCTTTAGCAAACCAAGATTGAGCAATTAAATGTTCTCTATTTCAACCTTTTCCTTCTTGACCAGACCCACTTTTATTATTAAAAGTATAAACAAAAGGATCGTTTGAATGAGGATTTTCTCCGTAAATATCTAATAATGAGCCATCTTTTTCGTAATATTTATCAGTAAAGGCATCTTCGTATGTTGTGTATAAATCGTTATAAGAACCAGTGCTGTCGCGGTGTTGTTTTTGAAGCTTAATTAATGCGTTTATTAATTCAGTTCCGCTTTTACCTTCTAAACTTGCGTAAAAATCATTTTGAACATATTTTATACCTTTTGCTTTTTTTAACGATGGTGCTACTAAATTTTCATACACACCATTTGTTATTTTATTAGTAGTTATTAATGAACTTTGATTAGTTGAATTTGTTTTAGGTTGTTCAATAGTATTTGAAGTTTCAAAATCGTTTTGTTTAGTGGTATTATCGTCAATACCTAATTTTGAATTTGATCTAGTGAACTTGGTTTGATAAATTTGAGCTGAAATTAATGAGTCACTGTCTTTGGAATATTTAGATGATTTATAACTTAAAATTAACTCATTATCTGTAATTTCATACTTAATTTCATCATTATTTTTATCGCCTTGATTTAAATCAGCATACGCAATATTATAATATTTTGGCACAGCGTTTTTAAATTCAAATACTTTAGGAGCATTCGCTCATTCATTTTTATTTTTTGGGCGTGTATTAGCCACTATAATTGCGTTTTTTGAAAACGAATAAAACAATTTTTTATTCGCAATTAAATTGATGATGTTTTCATCTACTTGAGGAGAAATTTTTAAAGCATTATCTAAACTTAATGTTCATTTTGCAAATGAAGAATCTTGATTAAATAATTGTTTTTCATCAGGTGTTTTGTCTTTTTGAGGTTGTTGTGTAGTTTTTGTGTTATGTTGTTGTTTTTGTTCGTTTTTTTGTGTTTCTTTGTTGCACGCAGCGGCCACTAAAGGTAATGTGGTTAAAACACTCGAAAGCGGAAGAATTAAATATTTTTTCATTTGTCTCTTATCCCTAAATTTATTAAAGTTATTTTGTTTTATTTTCACTATATTATATAGAAATTGCATACTGATTAGAACAACGAAAGTTTTAATTAATGTTTAAAAACCATATGTGGAACGAATTTGTGGAAATGTTCTCTTTCACAAAAAAAATTAATTAAGACAAAAAACTTATTTTGAACTCTTTTTTTATTTTAATTTTTCTTTTTTTTCCTTTTTTAGAATATTTTTTTTACATTTATGTTTTTTTGAATTAATTGAGCTATTAAATATGTTTAATATAATTTAATTGCTTAAAGAATTAAGCAAAATAAATGTTAGGAGTTAAATGAAAAAAAATATATTTTCTATTATTGCATCAGCTGGAGCATTGCCGATATTGGCAGTTTCAATGAATTTTAAAAATTATAATTATTCAAAAGACGATTCGAATTTAACACCTGAAGATATTAGATTAGGTATTAAGTTAAAAATAAGCAAAATACTTAAAACATCTAAAAATAATATTGAAATTTTAAAAGAAAAAGAAATTGAGCTTTATAACGGTGAAAAATTATTGTTATTACAATTTTTAAATAAAGGTTATGCGGTATTTAGTTTGGAAACTTTTGAGTTAATAGAATATAATCCATTAACTAATTTAACAGACGAACAATTTGAAAAAATTAATGGGTATATTCCACTTAAATCCTTAGTTGTAAAAGAAAAAAATCTGTTTAAATCAGTCAGCTCTAATTTTACTCAAAACGAGGAGTTAAGCGATAATTTACCAACTGAGTTATTAGATAAAGAAAATAAACAAATTTTACGCAAAGAGAATACTTCTAAATTAAGAAAAAATATAAAAATAAGTAAACTTAATGACAAATTTCAAGATAGGACTAACAATGCTACTTTATACGATCCTAGCGAACCTGTAACACGTTTGAATGCTGATTACGAGGTTGATTATTCATGGTGATTTAAGTCAAATCAGGATTTTTTTGGGTATGCTGATTTAACAAATAATTATGAAGAGTTTAGACATGCTTTCGGAGATACTCGTGATTATTCAAAAAATAAAGAAGATGAGCAAGGAATATGTGAATATATTTCGCTTTCAATGCTTATTCAATATTATCAACTATTCAAAAATTCTAACTGATTAAGTGAAGCGCAATTCAACGAATATGCAAATGTATTTGATGTTGATCAAAATCATAATCATATTTTGTCAAGTGGCTTTAACGTTTATAATAAATATGCTCAAAATAATTACAATTTCTTAAAGAAAAATAATTTGCCTATTTATCCAATATTTTCACCAAAACTTAGTTATCAATTATTTTTAAACGATGGAACAATAAATATTCACAATGCTAGTCATTATAAAACATCACTTTTGAAAACGGTTAAAAACAATAATTTAAAGACTGGATGAAATACAACTTATTTATTTAATAGACCTTGAGAAATAATTTATAAAAATAATCCTGTTATTTTGGGTGGCTATATTTCTGCATACACTAACGGAGTAGAAGATATTTGACATTCAGTGCTTGCTTATGGTAAATGGTACGATAAAGGTGATACCGATTTATCTAATCTTTATTTAGTACATTATGGTTTTGGTTCTGAAAATATGAGATATTCACAAGTTGCTGTAAGCGCAAGATATTTAAGACATATTGGATATGAGTTTCATGTTTGAGACAAAACAAAAAACCCAACATTAAAAAAATATTTTAACTATAATGGGAAAATGGTAGATGCTTCTGAACTACCAAAACATATTTCATTTAACTAGGAGGAAAAATGATTTTTAACAAAATAAGCGACAAAAATAAGATTTTAATAAATATTCTAGTAATTATTCTAAGTTCTTTGATTGGTATGTTGAAAGCATTTTTAGTAACCTCAACAAACGCATACTTATGATCAAGTGGTAATTCTGTTGTTGAAATTTTTACAGTACTTTCAACACCTATAAGTGCAATTTTATTGTTTGTTTCATTGTGATCAATAATAGAAATTATTGTTAAAAATAAAGATAAAAAGGCAGTTAGTGTAAGTTCTTTTGGTATATTTTTATCAATATTAGCAATTGTATTTACATTATTTAATTTAACTTTTCAACACAAAACATCATTTAAATTAACTTATTCGCACTCAATGATGATTTGATTTATGCTGCTACTTGTTTTAACTTTAATTTACACCGTACTTTATATTCAATTTAAACAAAATTTCAATAATAATATTCAACCAACTTCAATAAATAAAGTTTATTTAATATCATTTATTGTTATACTAACTTTATTTAGCATTTTAATGTTTAGTTGAATTTTACTTGATTTATATTTAAGTTATGTGTATGGCCCAAGTAAATTAGAAATAATTAACAAAAATAGATAATTTTATTTACTAAAACACAATATGTTTATTGTGTTTTTAATTATTTTAAAATTAATTTATAATTTAATTAAAAAATGCCAAAACAATTTAGTGTTTTGGCATTTTAGTAATTATGCTGTTAACATATAAATTTGTTCTTAAACAATTTAATTAATTAAGGTTAAAAGTTAAGATATTATTTTTTTGTGAGTTAATTTAAATATAACACCTATTACAATAACCATCGCAATTATTGTTGCTAAAGCGAATTGTTCAGCAATGCCTCACATTGTTATAAACCCTGTTGAAAAAATAATTATAATGGTTAGAATTGAAACAGATCAAAAGAAGTAAAAAATTAACCTCTTTATTTTGTTTGGCATTGTTATTTTTTCAAACAAAATAACACACAAAATCATAAATATAATTCAACTTAGATATAGTCAAAATTCTAAAATAATAATTGGACTGCCAAGTGTTTTAAAACTATTCAAAAATTCATTATCAGTTTTACTATAAACCACTAACATTATCAAAATATAAAAAGCAAGAAAAATTATTAAGTTGATAATGGCTAATGAAAAGGTAGCGATTTGAGATCTTTTCTTCATAATTATTTAATGTTAAGCTCCTTTGCAGTTAAATTTTGTCAATCTTTTTGAAAAAATGGTTTTAAAATTTTATTATCATCTTTTTCGGTATCAATAATTGAAAATGAAATGCCAAATGTTCTAGAATATCAATTATAATCCAAAACAACTTGTGAATAACCCTCTCAACCCATATGAACTAGATATTTATCGCGGTATATTGAATTTCCTTTATCATATCATTTACCATATGCTACTACTCCATGGTTGATTACTTCATCGTTAGAATATTTTAATGAACCTGCTAATAATGTTGGTCTGTTGTTATAAATTTGTTCTCATGGTTTTTGGAAAAAGGATTCTCCATGAAATCAATCATATGAAGTTTTATTTATTGATTTTGTATAATTTACCAATGTGTCTCTTAAATTTCTTCAACTATTTAAAGCAAAGTGTTTATATCAACCATGCTTCAATAATTCAATTGTAAAACCAGGAGAAACATACGGAATAGCAGGAAGGTTATTTTGTTTGATATAATCAATATTTTCTCTACTATTATTATATGCTTCGTGTTTATATGTTCCGGCATAATCCGGATAACTTATATATTTTTTTTCTAAATCCTCTGAAATTCAATTAGAATTAACAAAAAAATGTTGATATTGTATTAGTAATGACAAGGCAATTATCATACATATACCTTCACTATTGTAGTAAGATTCTTTATCAAAACCGTTTAAAATTGGTTTTTGCAAATATTCGTGAAATTTTCAATAGGAATTAGTATTTTCGGCATAGCCAAACATTTTGGAATTAACTTTAAACCATCATGAGTGCGGAACTTCATAATCAGCTTTAATTAATTCTTTGGCAAAATTAATATTTTCTGCTTCGTCTGTTCATCTACTAAATGGTTTTATAAATCTTTTTGAACGTTTTTTGGGCAAATTACTTTCTTTTTGAGTTAAAAGTTTTTTGTCAATGTTTAAATTAATTTTATTATTATGTTTTTTTGTTTTTTTTGTTAAAAAATTGTTAAATGTTACAAAAGGTATATAACTGTCAATTTTTTCAAACAATGTTTCGTCTATTTTAAATTCTAGGTTTAATTCACGTAATTTTAATTCTTTAACATCGTAAATAGCATAACCATTTTTTTCAAAAACAAATAAAATTACTATTTCGTTATCATCACCTCCATCGCGTTCTAATTTAAGAAATTTATATTTTTTTATCTTTTGGTTGTTATTTGAGAAGGATTGAATTTCTTTTTCAACTATATTTTGTAATCTTAAAATTTGCGATTTATCATTTACGCCAATACTATAATAATTAGTATTAGCTGCTATAGTTGTAGCTATAACCGGTGT includes these proteins:
- a CDS encoding endonuclease yields the protein MKKYLILPLSSVLTTLPLVAAACNKETQKNEQKQQHNTKTTQQPQKDKTPDEKQLFNQDSSFAKWTLSLDNALKISPQVDENIINLIANKKLFYSFSKNAIIVANTRPKNKNEWANAPKVFEFKNAVPKYYNIAYADLNQGDKNNDEIKYEITDNELILSYKSSKYSKDSDSLISAQIYQTKFTRSNSKLGIDDNTTKQNDFETSNTIEQPKTNSTNQSSLITTNKITNGVYENLVAPSLKKAKGIKYVQNDFYASLEGKSGTELINALIKLQKQHRDSTGSYNDLYTTYEDAFTDKYYEKDGSLLDIYGENPHSNDPFVYTFNNKSGSGQEGKGWNREHLIAQSWFAKADPMRNDAHHVWPTDATVNQRHGNLPYGEVNKTTFTSKNGTKVGIGVEDNQPVTEVINEFKGDVARAFLYFTLTYKDKNLTSNNVANRFFDSQNNNSIKKPFLDTMLKWAQNDPITQFDLDRNNAIYQHQQNRNPFSDYPELIDVVFNANTEYVFHNQGFATELIFN
- a CDS encoding putative cysteine peptidase, with protein sequence MKKNIFSIIASAGALPILAVSMNFKNYNYSKDDSNLTPEDIRLGIKLKISKILKTSKNNIEILKEKEIELYNGEKLLLLQFLNKGYAVFSLETFELIEYNPLTNLTDEQFEKINGYIPLKSLVVKEKNLFKSVSSNFTQNEELSDNLPTELLDKENKQILRKENTSKLRKNIKISKLNDKFQDRTNNATLYDPSEPVTRLNADYEVDYSWWFKSNQDFFGYADLTNNYEEFRHAFGDTRDYSKNKEDEQGICEYISLSMLIQYYQLFKNSNWLSEAQFNEYANVFDVDQNHNHILSSGFNVYNKYAQNNYNFLKKNNLPIYPIFSPKLSYQLFLNDGTINIHNASHYKTSLLKTVKNNNLKTGWNTTYLFNRPWEIIYKNNPVILGGYISAYTNGVEDIWHSVLAYGKWYDKGDTDLSNLYLVHYGFGSENMRYSQVAVSARYLRHIGYEFHVWDKTKNPTLKKYFNYNGKMVDASELPKHISFN
- a CDS encoding putative cysteine peptidase, producing the protein MKIKKWKIISLATATPVIATTIAANTNYYSIGVNDKSQILRLQNIVEKEIQSFSNNNQKIKKYKFLKLERDGGDDNEIVILFVFEKNGYAIYDVKELKLRELNLEFKIDETLFEKIDSYIPFVTFNNFLTKKTKKHNNKINLNIDKKLLTQKESNLPKKRSKRFIKPFSRWTDEAENINFAKELIKADYEVPHSWWFKVNSKMFGYAENTNSYWKFHEYLQKPILNGFDKESYYNSEGICMIIALSLLIQYQHFFVNSNWISEDLEKKYISYPDYAGTYKHEAYNNSRENIDYIKQNNLPAIPYVSPGFTIELLKHGWYKHFALNSWRNLRDTLVNYTKSINKTSYDWFHGESFFQKPWEQIYNNRPTLLAGSLKYSNDEVINHGVVAYGKWYDKGNSIYRDKYLVHMGWEGYSQVVLDYNWYSRTFGISFSIIDTEKDDNKILKPFFQKDWQNLTAKELNIK